In the Colletotrichum higginsianum IMI 349063 chromosome 7 map unlocalized unitig_7, whole genome shotgun sequence genome, one interval contains:
- a CDS encoding Secreted protein → MRFAAAGLALWASVAVAIPSDKGYHYRSAEEMKDELLPLSEMSFTGPVTVGGPNVTLHGDASSIYDQILALNPEFDASAFGGAASVERGLEARQSTGNWNCNNGVTVERYYSQCANAINRLFTLGTSYCSVAPSTCARVSCSKSCSIYLCNNQFSQVNVYCQDIAIDMGIIVSKCGSDNGNGDTRARGSLHFTGHYTSLTQQAC, encoded by the exons ATGAGATTCGCTGCCGCTGGTCTTGCCCTTTGGGCGTCTGTT GCCGTTGCAATTCCGTCAGACAAGGGCTACCACTACCGTTCTGCCGAAGAGATGAAGGACGAGCTGCTGCCCTTGTCTGAGATGTCCTTCACTGGCCCAGTCACCGTTGGAGGCCCCAATGTCACTCTCCACGGCGACGCCTCGTCCATCTATGACCAGATCCTGGCCCTCAACCCTGAGTTCGATGCGAGCGCCTTCGGAGGCGCCGCCAGCGTCGAGCGCGGCTTGGAAGCCAGACAATCCACC GGTAACTGGAACTGCAACAACGGAGTCACTGTTGAGAGATACTACTCGCAATGTGCCAACGCCATCAACCGCCTGTTCACTCTGGGCACCTCGTACTGCAGTGTTGCCCCGAGCACTTGCGCTCGGGTGAGCTGCTCCAAAAGTTGCTCCATTTACCTGTGCAACAAC CAATTCTCTCAAGTCAACGTGTACTGCCAGGATATCGCTATCGACATGGGCATCATTGTTAGCAAATGTGGCTCGGACAACGGCAACGGTGACACGAGAGCTCGCGGTAGCTTGCATTTTACCGGTCACTACACCTCGCTCACCCAGCAGGCGTGCTAG
- a CDS encoding Cytochrome P450 monooxygenase codes for MPSAVELLLVFTTLLALYGVATVIYNLFFHPLRRYPGPKLWAATPLPAAFNVLRGTPHLKILELHKRYGDIVRVGPNELALSHAEVWKEVCGHLQRGQEENGKDPKYANEGADKSLIPASRERHGPMRRLLSHAFSARAMSEQQPLMDRHIDLIIQRLREHGEGGMKPLDASKWFEWITFDIIGDLAFGEPFGCLQTASSHPWVESFFDSLGSVAFMQVLHDFPFFPLLKPLYCALVFPSRLLEQHRLSQELAEESLKKRLSLQGDRPDFVHAMIKSPEKHQLSQEEMRDNAVLLTTAGSETTATTLAAALYFICIHPEVLARLNEEVRSAFQGDADIDVNSVQKLSYMLAVLKEAMRVHPAVAISLPRRTPVGGSQIAGEWVAGGTTLGIWQYAVYHNPSKFLNPDSFIPERWLGDERFDGDEKNLHQPFSYGPRNCLGMNLAYAEMRLILARIIWNFDLELAPESRAWAVGQKVFFFWDKPPLWISFKSRNV; via the exons ATGCCGTCCGCagtcgagctgctgctcgtctTCACCACCTTG CTCGCTCTTTATGGCGTAGCGACCGTCATCTACAACCTCTTCTTCCATCCTCTACGTCGATACCCCGGTCCGAAGCTATGGGCTGCCACGCCACTGCCTGCGGCATTCAACGTTCTCCGAGGCACGCCTCATCTAAAGATCTTGGAATTACACAAGCGCTATGGTGATATCGTTCGGGTCGGCCCTAACGAGCTAGCCCTTTCCCATGCTGAGGTGTGGAAAGAGGTCTGTGGCCACCTCCAGcgcggccaagaagagaaCGGCAAAGATCCCAAATATGCCAACGAGGGCGCGGATAAGAGTCTTATTCCCGCTTCGCGTGAAAGACACGGTCCAATGCGGCGCCTGTTATCGCATGCATTCTCGGCGCGTGCCATGAGCGAGCAGCAGCCTCTGATGGATAGACACATTGACTTAATCATCCAGAGACTCCGTGAGCATGGGGAAGGTGGAATGAAGCCCTTGGATGCCTCCAAGTGGTTTGAATGGATCACTTTCGATATTATCGGCGATCTGGCCTTTGGTGAGCCGTTTGGGTGCCTCCAAACAGCCTCGTCTCACCCGTGGGTCGAAAGCTTCTTCGACTCCCTCGGAAGCGTGGCTTTTATGCAGGTCCTCCACGACTTtcctttcttccccctcttgAAGCCTCTGTACTGCGCTCTTGTTTTCCCCAGCAGACTACTTGAGCAACATCGTCTCAGTCAAGAGCTTGCTGAAGAGAGTCTGAAAAAGCGGCTCAGCCTGCAGGGAGATAGACCGGACTTTGTGCATGCAATGATAAAAAGCCCTGAGAAACAT CAACTATCTCAAGAGGAGATGCGAGATAACGCCGTTCTTCTGACAACGGCTGGCTCAGAGACAACCGCAACAACGCTCGCTGCAGCTCTCTACTTTATCTGCATCCACCCTGAGGTGCTTGCCAGATTAAACGAGGAGGTCCGATCGGCTTTCCAAGGAgacgccgacatcgacgtcaaCAGTGTTCAGAAGCTTTCCTACATGCTTGCCGTCCTCAAGGAGGCCATGCGCGTCCACCCTGCCGTAGCAATTTCTTTGCCACGCCGCACACCCGTCGGTGGATCGCAGATCGCCGGCGAATGGGTGGCTGGAGGG ACCACTCTAGGTATTTGGCAATACGCCGTCTACCACAATCCTTCCAAGTTCCTTAACCCAGACTCTTTCATTCCAGAGCGTTGGCTGGGCGATGAGCgcttcgacggcgacgagaagaaccTGCACCAACCGTTTTCGTACGGCCCACGCAACTGCCTGGGTATGAA TCTTGCCTACGCTGAGATGAGATTGATTCTTGCCCGCATCATCTGGAACTTCGACCTGGAGCTGGCACCTGAAAGCCGAGCATGGGCAGTCGGGCAGAaggtcttcttcttctgggaCAAGCCCCCCCTGTGGATTTCCTTCAAGTCCCGAAATGTGTGA